The proteins below are encoded in one region of Scyliorhinus torazame isolate Kashiwa2021f chromosome 16, sScyTor2.1, whole genome shotgun sequence:
- the LOC140392283 gene encoding transcription factor ATOH7-like, with protein sequence MAANARERRRMQGLNTAFDRLRKVVPQWGQDKKLSKYETLQMALSYIMALTRILTEAERCNSDTRWIHIQYGHIEASEDIPAYLGQAAQKDQCYTDRIFPFNQESFQIIN encoded by the coding sequence ATGGCAGCGAACGCCCGGGAGAGGAGGCGCATGCAGGGACTTAACACCGCCTTTGACCGCCTCCGGAAAGTGGTGCCACAGTGGGGGCAAGACAAAAAACTTTCCAAGTACGAGACTCTGCAGATGGCCCTGAGCTACATCATGGCCCTGACCCGGATTCTGACTGAGGCGGAGCGCTGCAACAGCGACACGCGCTGGATTCACATCCAGTATGGACACATCGAGGCCAGCGAGGACATCCCGGCGTACCTGGGGCAGGCAGCCCAGAAGGATCAATGTTACACAGACAGAATCTTCCCCTTCAACCAGGAGAGCTTCCAGATCATCAACTGA